The genomic DNA TTGGACAAAGGTGGTGGATTCACCCGCCTTAACGTTAAAACTGCGCCAATCCAGCACGGCATTGCGGGAGACCGTGACCTGCAAGGCCGAGCCATTCCGGGTGGTCGCGGCAGTTCCGCTTTTAACCGTGAGTCCCTCCGGATTGGCCCGCAGCGTGAAATCCGCCAGTGCCAAAACCAGCGCGACGCCAAGCCGGCTGAACCTGCGAACCACGGCACCGCACACAGGAACGCGGATCGCGAACCCGTCAGACGCCAGCCTGACGCCAAGGCACGAATTCAGTGATTTAGTTTGCATAGGATGGTTCAGAATATAACTGAGACGGAAAACGCGGTGCGCGCGGACCCGGCGGATTTTTCCTGGAACGACAGCAAGGTCCAACCAGTGGTCAGCCGGAAGTCCCAGCGTTCACCAATCGTGGCATTGAAACCGAAGCCGGAACTCCACATATCCACGGAGCGCGACGCACCTTTGGGGGGATCGCGAAATGAGCCGCTGCCGTAATCCATAAACAGCGAGGCGCGGACCAGCATGGGCATCGTGCCATCCACCATGCCGACATCCAACAGCCGCGTGTGGGGTTCCACCATTACCCGCCAGCCTTGGTCGGCGTACAATTGGCCGTCCCGATAACCGCGCGGGCCGGCCTGCCCGCCCATGCCGAATTGCTCATTGCTCAGCAGCGGCTCGCTGGCGTACTGGGTTTCCGCGCGCACCCGCACCGCCAAATCCCCGTAAATGCGCTGCTCCCGGGTGATGGCAAAATTGGCGACGTAATAATCACCCGTGGTGTCGCGCGAGCCGGTGGCAGAGCGAAAATCCTCGCGGCTGCCGATCAGACTGGCGACATTGAAGCTGTTGTTCCAGCTCACAGTGGTACTGCCGTATTTATCGGGACGGCTCGCTTCAAAATTGAGTGAGAACGGCAAATAATCCACATGGGACTCCAGGCTGCGGGTCGTCACCACCGGCGGCGAGGGGAACACCGAGAATGGCGGTCCATAACCAGGCGGATTGGGCGGGACGTAAATCGTGGCTTGAAACATGCGCCGCTGGAGGGTATCCGAGCGGTAGCGCTTGAAATCCACCCCCAAAGCGGCGAACAACGTGGTGCCATTGCCAAAAATCTGGTCCAAGTCAATCGGTCGTTGCAAGCGCGCCCCCAAGCCCTCATTCCCAGTCAGCGTCTGGCTGTAGAGCGCATCGCTGATTTGCAGCGCCCCGGCGGCCGGAATGACGGTCGGGGTGAGATGGTTGGAAACCAGCTTCTCCTGGGTGTCCGAATAGGAGCGCGAGGCAAAAAACATCAATTCAGGGTTTTCCGAATACGGCGGCGGACGAAAGCGTTTGCTCACTTCATCATAACCGAAGTCGGAAACGCCGTAATTATGCTGGGCGCGATCCGCCCCGCTCAGGTTCAGCGGCATTCGATAAAAGGCGCTATACGAGGCGATCAACGGTTTGTCGTAAACCGCCGGGAACACGTCATCGTGCTTGAAATGGGTCGGCGTCATCGAGTACTGGACGCCAAATTGGTGATCGTATTGCCATAAGTTATTGTACATCACCGAGAGACCCGTGCGAAACGCCGGCGTTTCCGGCGTGCTGGCATTATTGAAATCATAACGGGCATGCAGCGGCCACCGATCCTTGACCACCAGCTTCAAGTCGGAGGTACCGGGCTCCGTTCCCGGCACAATGCGCGGGTAAATTTGCCGGTCGCGGTTGGCGTTGGCCCGTTCCAACTCCTGTTGCAGCAGCAGATTATTGAGCACCACGTTGGTCTTGAGACTGGGCAGCGCGCGAAAGATATTCGCGGCTGAATAATGCTGGTTGCTGACCACCGTAATGCTGGACAGCCGCCCCTCGGTGATCAAGACCCGCACGATGGCATTGGTCTTGGGCAACTCTTGTTTGGGCAAGGCCACCGCCACGGTGACGAAACCGCGCGCGCGATACGCAATGTTCAACTCGCCCAAGGCCGCTTGAATGTCCGCCAACGTTTTGACCGGGCCGAGATGGGGATTCAGGATGGCGTCAATTTCGTCCTGCGGCAGCAACGTATTGCCTTCAATTCTGAAACCGCGCAGTTCAAGCGTTGGCTGATTGGTGGCGCTTAACGGAAGTCTGCCTGCTGGAGTGTTGGTGTCCGCGCCGCAAGCCGGGTTGCCGAACCACAGCATCAGGAAGCCGACCAGCACGGCGGCGCACGCCATGGCGGCGGAACTGCGGCGGGCCGGACGCCGACGGCGTTGCTGTTGCAGCCGCCATTGCGAAGGGGTCACGCCCAAGTGTTTCTTGAAGGTGGAATTAAACAAACCCAGATGCCGATAGCCGCTATCCAAGGCGACATGAATAATCTTGGCATCGGTTTCACTCAACAGTTGCCGGGCCTTTTGCAGGCGCAACTCGGTTTGCCGGGCGCGCACCGAAATGCCAAAATGTTTATGAAACAAACGGCTGAAGTGCCGCAGACTGCAGTGGCACAGCCGCGCCAAGTCGTCCACCGAGCGCTGGACCAGTTCGTCCGGCGTCAATTGGCGGATTATGTCTGCAAAGCGCGCGGTGGCATCAGCACCAGTGACGGCACCCAGACCAGAAAGTTGGCTATTGAATACGTTCGCCGCCAAATCAAGCGCGTGGCAACGATCCGGCAGTGAACCGGAAACATTCCCTTTTTCCACCAGCCCGGCAAACTGCATGGCGCTGGGATGATGGGCAGGCAGATGATGCCCCGTTTGCCAGGCTCGGGCCACAGTAGATTCCAGATGCTGTCGCTCCGCCAGGGTCAACAAGCTGCTCATCGCTTCAATGTTCATCGTGAAAAATTGCACTTTGATCGGCCCCACCTGGCTGGCGCGAAGCACCCCCTGACAGCCGGGCGGCAGCACCAACAAATCACCAGCCAGCGGTTCAAAGGTCTGGCTGCGGGAGAGCCAATAGGCCTTCCCGTCCGTCAAGCGCGCAAAGACCCACACGTCTGGAATGCCGTGCCATTCACCGGCCGCTTCACAGACGCTTTCTTGCAACGCCAGATGCCTTTGAAAAATCATGCGGGTGCAAGGTCGCAGGCCTGTGTGACGGTCTGGTGGAGGAAAAGCGAAGATTGAGAAACAATTTGAAGTAATTGTCCTAATTGTCGCAATAAATCGCCAAATCCTGCTTTAAATGTAACCCATTTGTCACTTATCGAGGCAGCAGCAGGTGCTACCGGTGTTTTTCATTTCGCGTGTTTTGGGACTTCGGATTTCGGTTTCGGGATTCGGGATTCTTTCGGTTTTCGGCCCTCGGATTTCGGTTTTAGCTGTGCCCCTATTCCACTGAAAACAGCGAAGAACCTCTTTGAACGCCGCTCTGGTTGACGTGAACGAGCCGAAGCCGGTCCAAATCGTCAATGAACCTTGCCGCTCGCCTTGGCGGGCGCCTCAAAACCGCCCAACTGGCGCACTTGCTGATGCAGTTCAGCGGCCAGCCGTTTGCGATCGTGGCTGCCGGTAAGACAGGCGCCAAAGCGCACCGTGGCAGTCAGACCGCGCTTGGACAATAATTTGAACAGATGTGGCAGCAAGGTCATCTCGCCCCAGTAGCAAACGTCACGCCCTACCACCCCCGCGCCCGCCGGTAATTCATAACGAATGAAGGCCGGAGTGACCGGGCACCCCATCTCCGCCGCCGGCGCAAGCAGGGAGGAATGAAACGGCAGAACGCTTGCGCCATCCGAGCTGGTTCCTTCCGGAAACAACACCACGACCATGCCCTCGGCCAAGAGCGCCTTCATGTCGCCCGCCATGCGGTGGACATCATGCCGGGCGTCGCGGCGAATGTAGAGCGTGCCCGCATAACGGGTAAGCCGGCCCAGGACCGGCCAGGAACGCACCTCGGCCTTGGAAACGAAGACCGCCGGGCGGATGGCGGCCAGCAGCACAATGTCAAGGTAACTTAAATGGTTGCTCACCACCATGCCTTCGCCCGGCGGCACCCCTTCGAGCCGCACTGCCACACCGAAACAGCGCAGCAACCGGCGGGCACTGCTACAGCACCAGCGCGCACGCACTGCGGGGGCGGGCAAACCACGCCGGGCGAGCCAGGCAAATTCCACCGCAATCAGCGCAAACGTGGCCCCCAGCCAGCATAACTTGAGCACCGCTCGCAAAGAACTCATGCGGACGGGGTAGTGCCCAGAATGCGTCCAGCCACCGCTTCCGGCATCGCCTGCAAATCCAACAAGGTTAGAAAATCAATGGTCTTGAATTCCAGATCCACGGCGGGCGGGCCGCAAATTTTCGCCCCCAACGAGAGATAGGCGTTCAAGAGCTTGGGGATTTTAATCGGGGTATCCAGCCATTGGCCCAAAGAGCAGGCCAGCGACGGCCAAGGCGTGGTCTGCAAGTCCAGTTGGACCAAATGCTGCTTCTGCAGTTGCTGGTAGGCGGTGGCACCCACCAAGGGGTCCACGCTGGATAGCGAACTGCAGCCCACCAAATAACGCGCACCCCGCGCCTTGGCATAGGCGGCGATGCCCTGCCACAACAAGCCGAGCACGATCAGATTGCGATGCTGGATATGCACGCAGGCGCGCCCCAACTCGACCAACTCACCGCGTACCCGTTCAAAGGGGCTCAGATCGAATTCCTGCGCGCTGTAATAGCCCCGATGCGCGGCGGCTTGCATGCCGCTCTGCAAACGATAGGTGCCGATCACGTCACCGCTGGCAATTTCCTCCACCAGCAAATGATCGCAAACAGCGTCGAACGGATCTTCATCGCGGCAATTGACATACGATTGTTCCAAGCCCTCATTCATCTCCACGTTGAACACCAGGAAACGCAGGGTTTGAGCGGCTTTGACATCCTCAGCGGATTCGGCCATCCGACAGCGGTATGCAGTGCGGAGCGATCCGCAGCCAAGGATGCGGCGGCCGATTCGGTTATTGGATAAGGTGGCATTCATAATGCATGGCGGTAGTTCAACCGCAGAGCGGCGTGCCCTGTGGCGAAAACCGGAATTATGGTTGTCGCGGTCATTAGTTTTTGGCGGCGGAACCACTCCGCCGTTGCATGCGCATATATAGAACCTTACTCACGCGCCGGCTACGTTACAATTGTTAATTTGCGATGGCAACTATAAGCACCAAGTTACAATCGAGTAACGCTACTGGTGGATTCTGGAGTTTGCGTTTCATTGGCTGGTTCAACGTCCGCTACCCGCTTCATGCCAAGTAAATCCGAAAACCGAGGGCCGAAAACCGAAAGAATACCGAATTCCGAGGCCGGAATCCGATGGCTGGCACGCGGTTGGTGGCCGGTTCGCTTTTCACGTTGAAACGCGGCGTTTTTCCAGCCCGGCGAAGGCCACAGGCATCGGTGGCTCCCCTCATGTTTCGGATCTCGGATTTCGGACTTCGGGATTCCACTGCGTATTCCACCGAAAACAGCGGGAAACCAAAAAAACGCGCCCTTTGGCAGACACAAAAAACCAGCGCGACTTGCGCCGCGCTGGTTTGGGAACGAAACAACACTAGGGACACGAACAATTAATAATAGATCAAACCACCGTCTTGGTAACGGTCAACGTTCATTTGGCCCATGGGCACATAGTTGTTGAAGATGCTATTGGTGAGTTGGTAATCCGCATTGGTGATAGCTCCGAGCAGCCCGGTATAAACCGCCTGTTTATCCACTTCCGCAGACAAGCTCTGGCGGGAATAGGCGCTTTCAAACGTCCAAAAGCTATAATAGCCATTGGTAACTGCCGCGCGGCTATAAGGTACGCCGTTATAGCTCAAGTAAACGGCCTTCCCGTCGGCGATCCGAGCGGCACCGTCAGCAAGCGTGACGTAGCTGAGGATACAATCCGTGCCATTAGTCAGGGCCGTCCCAATCGAGCCGCCGGAAGAATACCCGTTGGTGGCTTTCCAAGTACCGCTCAGCTTGTCTTGCATTTTAGGAGTACCGGCAAAACCGATGCAGCGTTGCATGGTGATGCGTGTGCCAGACATGTTGTCGCGCCCAATGAAACGCACCACGCTGCCGTCATCGGCACCACCCAAGAAGCGTGTGGGCATCAATCCGGTGCCGGTCTGAAGCAAATACGCCTGCTCACGGCTGATATTGGTCACCGCATTCAGCGCGCCGCTGGCTGGAACGTTGCGAATCCACGCGAACGGAACGACGCCCACGCGGACAACCGATTCAAACGCGCTCATGGGTTGCACATAAGCCAGCGCCGAAGAGGGCTGGACATCCGAGAAACCAATATCAGGAGTAAGGGTGTAGTTGGTCGTGCCATCGGTGTTCAAAAACGGAATGGCAAGCTGTGACCCGACATCCCGCATCCCTTCAGCCGAACCGGAGAAGGAGCAACGGATGAGGGCCGCCTGGCCCGAGAGAGTCCCCATATTGGCGGAGAAGGTGCCCGAGATGGTCTGATAGTTGCCGCTCGCTTTAATAGTGCTACCCGAATTCAACACGTAGTTGGTCAATCGGTCATAGACGGCCGAACGAAACGCCGTTGCGCCGGTGATGCGCAGTTCCACTTGCCCGAACGCCGCCGGGGCGAGGACGATCCCCGCCGCCACTGTCATTAATACATTTTGGATTTTCATATTTTTATTTTATTAAGGTTATTTGTTATTGGATTAATTTATTTTTTATTTGGTTGGTGTTTACTTGCGAATCCGACGGAAAAAATACATCCCCAGCGCGCCCAAGCCGAGCAGAGCGTATGTGCCCGGTTCCGGAACAGCTTGGAAGGTCATCGCGCCCGCGCCATCCAGTTGGAAGGTGCCCAGTTTGTTGCCCGCCGTTTGGGGGTCGAATTGGTAGAAGTTCGCGGCGGAGCTGCCGGCACCCACCACGACGTCGCGGTTGGCTGCCAACCCGAAGGAACTCGACATCCCGTTCACCGCCAACGCACCGGTAAATGACGAATCATTGGTGCTGTATTGGGTCACCACGGCGGTGCCGGTGTACGTCGCGCCACCACCCACCGGGTAAACCGAACCATCGGCAATGCCACCCACCACGGCGCCCGCAGCGCCTTGGGCCGACGCCCGCGCCGTGGCTGCCCCCGGAGCCGCCGTGCTGAAGAGGGTCGAGGTGCCGTCAAAACTGTAAGCGCCCCAAGTCACCTGGGCCACCGGGCCGATGGAAGCGAAATCAGTGGCGTTGTAGTACGAACTGATATTGATCTGACTGCCATCCTTCTTGTTGTAATGACCGATATCGCCAATATCCACGAGCATGTCTTTCTTGGCGGTTTCATTGTGAAACACCAGGAACACGTCGGTTGCGTTATACGTGAAGGCCTGCGCACTCTGCTGCATTCCCACTGCCGCCAGTGTGAGTGCCGCCATGCGCAGACTGTTTTTCATTTTCTGTGTCATACTGTTTTTCTGCTTTCTACTTGGTTGTATTTTACTTTTTTATCACTCTTCGGGTTACCTGCCATGTCCTGTAACCACCAAAACTTTAGCGGGTGCCCCCCAAAACTACTTCCATGATTCGGCCATTCGCTGGTGTCTTTGGGACGCCGAGTTTATAGTTTGTAGTTTGTTTATGGTGAGCATGTTGTGAATCATAATAAATCCGGTGTCACCAGAACTCTACTGTCGTTACCCAGAGGTAACAGAACAGAATGAGCAAAAGCAGGTCCGCTTGGCGAAAACCAAGCGAACAAGCGTCCTGTATGCGGCAGATGGAACTCACGGCGCGATGTAGAACAGCCACAGGCCGCAGGGCTGCATCAAGCTCGGTTTGGTTCAAGCCGAAAGCGGCGGTTCGGGGGTTCCCATGGCCGCGGAATTACCCGAAAGAAAGGTAACGAGTCTCAAACAGGACGGCGCGGAAAATTTTGGAGTGCGGTGGCAACTGCCGGGGGAAAAAGGGGCGGCGGGCGACACCGCTTTGGATTTGCTCGGTCCAGTTGCGTACGCGCGGGAGACCACGGCGGCGTCCCAATGACGTCAGGCGGTATCCACGTGACCGGCCTTTGGCGTGAGTTGGAGATTCACCAAGCCAGCTCCCGCACCATGCGCTCGCTTTCGCTCACCGAAAGCATCACCGGCACTTCCGCCAGCAGTTCCCTGACGTGCTTCATTCGAGAAACATCACCATGTCTTCGACCCGGGTAAAGTCGGAGGTTTTATACAACAAATTTCCTTTGGTATCCATGACAACGAGAAACGGCAGGCCGACCTTGAGTTCTGGAAATCGGGGATCCGCTTGGAACTTCTTGAAGTCAGGATCGGTATCCTGAATTTTACAGAGAACCGCGCGACTTAACGCGCCGTTTAAGGATGCGTTGGATTGGGTGAGTTTATCGAATTCTTTGCAGTTGGCGCACCAATGGGCGGAGAAATCAACAAACACCGGGCGGCCCTGTTTCGCTGCCGCCTTCAGGGCATCACCGATGTCCCGGTACCATGAGAGATTACCCTTTTTCTCGATGTTCGTTTCGGTGGCTTGCGCCACGAAGGGTGCCACGGCCGCAGGCGCAAGGCCGCGTTCCACGCAGCAGAAGCCAACCACCAGGACCAAGCCGGCAAGGGCGCGTGCCGTGCGGGTGAACGGGTCGGTCTCGGCGTTTTGCAGACGGTACATGGCACCCAGCAAGAGCAGTGAGCCAAGGAAGATCAGGCGGATTTTTTCCGGTGAAAATTCGAGACTGGAAAAGCCCTTTTCGAGATAAACGAAGGAAAACCAGAGGATCAGCAGGCCCAGGGCATACTGCACCCATCGCATCCACCGACCGGCCTTGGGCAGCCGGACGCCGAACAGGGCGATGAACAGAAAGGGCAGGCCCAGTCCAAGGCCGAACGCCAACATCTTCCCGGCGGCGGCAAACACCCTCACAGCGGACACGGCCTCACTGGTGCCGGCGAGCTTGACGAGAATGCTCACCACGAACGGCCCCACGCAGGAGGAGGAAAGCAGGCCAGCCCCCATACCCATAAGAAAGGTACCGAGCACCCCGGCTTGACCGCCTCCGGCGCCGTTCGATTGGAGAAATTCCAAGTGCAGGAAACCAGCCGTGGTCATAGCCAGAAGCAGAAACAGAAACGACAAGGCAAGGTTCGTTTCCGGCAGGCGAAGCACGTGGTTGAAAGCGCCACCCGATACCGCCGCAATGATGCCGAACAGGAAGTAGATCGCAGCCAACCCGAAGTAGTAGGCCAGCGGATGCACCCATTTCCGACTGTTTGCACCAGCACGGTTGCGGAGGACGGTCGCCGTCACTGGATAGAGGGGATAGACACAGGGCAGCAGACTGGCGAAGAGTCCGCCCAAGAACAGGAATAACAACGCCGTTACGGTCATGGAACTGGCCGCCAGCCGACCTTCAATCCACGCGTTGGCCCCGGACACGAAATCCCCCGCCCGAGCCGACTGGGCGAGCAGAACCCAACAAAACAGACTGGCCCCGGTTTTTTTCATGATGCCGTATGATTAGGGTTTCGCCTGGGACATGAGGTAGAACATGTCGCGTGCGATCTGCTTACAGCGCTCGTCATACGTCGCTTCCTCCTCGGGCTTGCCATCGGCTTCCTTGGGATCGGCATACGGGATGGCCACGCGCATGGAGCTGCCTTCCACCACCGGACAATTCTTGTCGGCTTGGGAGCAGGTCATGACGGCGATATAGTTGTCCGTGGGATTGCCGCCCTGGCTGTAAACCTTCGAGAAGGCATGCAGGGGTTCGGCGGTTTCAGAATACTGAATCAGGTACTCCGGATTGGCGCCAGCCTTGCCGAGTGCCACGGAAAAACCGGCCCGGCGCATGGCGCGCACGGTGCGGATGTTGCAGGCGGTCGCCTCGGTGCCGCCGGAGAAGGTCCTCACCCCCACCACGTCATAATAGGCAGCGGCGGTCTGTGCCCAAACCTGTGCCAGATGGCTCCGGCGCGAGTTGTGCGTGCAGATGAACGTCAGTTGGGCTGGCTCATTGGCGGCAATTTTGGATTTTACAAACAGGGCAATCTTTTTGAGTTCGCGTTGGCGCTCGACCGGAATCTGCCCGAACTCACTGGTGACCTGGGCAACCAAAGGGCGCACGGTCTGCAAGACGTTGGTTTCGGCGGCGCGCGCCGCCGGACCAGCCAGCAACACAGCAAGGACCGTCGTTGAAAATGTTAGTTTATTATTTTTCATTATTCTCATAATTAATTTTTGTAAAGGTTTATAGGTGTGGCGAAACTCCCGTCAAGCCGCCGACTGTGACAATTGGGTGGCTCACCGCTCATCGCCATTTTGGTTTTGGATTGGACGTTCATGGCGCACTGTAAACCAGCCACAGGCCACCCATGATGACCAGCACGCCGCAAACCGCTTTCACGATGGCCACGCCTTTGGATTGCTCATTCCAGTTCAGGAATTACATCATGACTGGACTCCCTTTCCCGCCAATCCGCGCTGATACCAGGGACGCGACTGGTTGCAGATGCGGCACACGGAGAGCATTACCGGGACTTCCACCAGTACGCCCACCACCGTCGCCAGGGCTGCGCCGGAGTTCGCGCCGAACAGGGTGATGGCCACCGCCACGGCCAATTCAAAGAAGTTGCTCGCCCCGATCAACGCGCCTGGCGCGGCCACGTTGTGCTCCACCTTCATGGTCTTCATCAGGAAGTAAGCCAGACCGGAATTGAAATAGACCTGGATGAGGATGGGCACCGCAATCAGGACCACGGCGAACCAGCGTTTCGTGAGGTTCTCCGCTTGGAAGGCGAAAATCAGCACCAGCGTCAGCAACAGCGCCCCAATCATCACGGGATGGAACTT from Verrucomicrobiota bacterium includes the following:
- a CDS encoding helix-turn-helix domain-containing protein, which encodes MIFQRHLALQESVCEAAGEWHGIPDVWVFARLTDGKAYWLSRSQTFEPLAGDLLVLPPGCQGVLRASQVGPIKVQFFTMNIEAMSSLLTLAERQHLESTVARAWQTGHHLPAHHPSAMQFAGLVEKGNVSGSLPDRCHALDLAANVFNSQLSGLGAVTGADATARFADIIRQLTPDELVQRSVDDLARLCHCSLRHFSRLFHKHFGISVRARQTELRLQKARQLLSETDAKIIHVALDSGYRHLGLFNSTFKKHLGVTPSQWRLQQQRRRRPARRSSAAMACAAVLVGFLMLWFGNPACGADTNTPAGRLPLSATNQPTLELRGFRIEGNTLLPQDEIDAILNPHLGPVKTLADIQAALGELNIAYRARGFVTVAVALPKQELPKTNAIVRVLITEGRLSSITVVSNQHYSAANIFRALPSLKTNVVLNNLLLQQELERANANRDRQIYPRIVPGTEPGTSDLKLVVKDRWPLHARYDFNNASTPETPAFRTGLSVMYNNLWQYDHQFGVQYSMTPTHFKHDDVFPAVYDKPLIASYSAFYRMPLNLSGADRAQHNYGVSDFGYDEVSKRFRPPPYSENPELMFFASRSYSDTQEKLVSNHLTPTVIPAAGALQISDALYSQTLTGNEGLGARLQRPIDLDQIFGNGTTLFAALGVDFKRYRSDTLQRRMFQATIYVPPNPPGYGPPFSVFPSPPVVTTRSLESHVDYLPFSLNFEASRPDKYGSTTVSWNNSFNVASLIGSREDFRSATGSRDTTGDYYVANFAITREQRIYGDLAVRVRAETQYASEPLLSNEQFGMGGQAGPRGYRDGQLYADQGWRVMVEPHTRLLDVGMVDGTMPMLVRASLFMDYGSGSFRDPPKGASRSVDMWSSGFGFNATIGERWDFRLTTGWTLLSFQEKSAGSARTAFSVSVIF
- a CDS encoding lysophospholipid acyltransferase family protein, whose translation is MSSLRAVLKLCWLGATFALIAVEFAWLARRGLPAPAVRARWCCSSARRLLRCFGVAVRLEGVPPGEGMVVSNHLSYLDIVLLAAIRPAVFVSKAEVRSWPVLGRLTRYAGTLYIRRDARHDVHRMAGDMKALLAEGMVVVLFPEGTSSDGASVLPFHSSLLAPAAEMGCPVTPAFIRYELPAGAGVVGRDVCYWGEMTLLPHLFKLLSKRGLTATVRFGACLTGSHDRKRLAAELHQQVRQLGGFEAPAKASGKVH
- a CDS encoding GNAT family N-acyltransferase; protein product: MNATLSNNRIGRRILGCGSLRTAYRCRMAESAEDVKAAQTLRFLVFNVEMNEGLEQSYVNCRDEDPFDAVCDHLLVEEIASGDVIGTYRLQSGMQAAAHRGYYSAQEFDLSPFERVRGELVELGRACVHIQHRNLIVLGLLWQGIAAYAKARGARYLVGCSSLSSVDPLVGATAYQQLQKQHLVQLDLQTTPWPSLACSLGQWLDTPIKIPKLLNAYLSLGAKICGPPAVDLEFKTIDFLTLLDLQAMPEAVAGRILGTTPSA
- a CDS encoding PEP-CTERM sorting domain-containing protein, whose amino-acid sequence is MTQKMKNSLRMAALTLAAVGMQQSAQAFTYNATDVFLVFHNETAKKDMLVDIGDIGHYNKKDGSQINISSYYNATDFASIGPVAQVTWGAYSFDGTSTLFSTAAPGAATARASAQGAAGAVVGGIADGSVYPVGGGATYTGTAVVTQYSTNDSSFTGALAVNGMSSSFGLAANRDVVVGAGSSAANFYQFDPQTAGNKLGTFQLDGAGAMTFQAVPEPGTYALLGLGALGMYFFRRIRK
- a CDS encoding cytochrome c biogenesis protein CcdA encodes the protein MKKTGASLFCWVLLAQSARAGDFVSGANAWIEGRLAASSMTVTALLFLFLGGLFASLLPCVYPLYPVTATVLRNRAGANSRKWVHPLAYYFGLAAIYFLFGIIAAVSGGAFNHVLRLPETNLALSFLFLLLAMTTAGFLHLEFLQSNGAGGGQAGVLGTFLMGMGAGLLSSSCVGPFVVSILVKLAGTSEAVSAVRVFAAAGKMLAFGLGLGLPFLFIALFGVRLPKAGRWMRWVQYALGLLILWFSFVYLEKGFSSLEFSPEKIRLIFLGSLLLLGAMYRLQNAETDPFTRTARALAGLVLVVGFCCVERGLAPAAVAPFVAQATETNIEKKGNLSWYRDIGDALKAAAKQGRPVFVDFSAHWCANCKEFDKLTQSNASLNGALSRAVLCKIQDTDPDFKKFQADPRFPELKVGLPFLVVMDTKGNLLYKTSDFTRVEDMVMFLE
- a CDS encoding protein-tyrosine-phosphatase, which translates into the protein MKNNKLTFSTTVLAVLLAGPAARAAETNVLQTVRPLVAQVTSEFGQIPVERQRELKKIALFVKSKIAANEPAQLTFICTHNSRRSHLAQVWAQTAAAYYDVVGVRTFSGGTEATACNIRTVRAMRRAGFSVALGKAGANPEYLIQYSETAEPLHAFSKVYSQGGNPTDNYIAVMTCSQADKNCPVVEGSSMRVAIPYADPKEADGKPEEEATYDERCKQIARDMFYLMSQAKP